One Streptomyces sp. CG4 genomic window, CGGATCACCGGCCCCCACCAGCTCGATGGCCTGCGGGAACTCGGTCAGCGGCAGCTCGTGCGTGACCAGCGGCAGCGGGTCCAGCAGCCCGGCGCCGAACACCCGCACGGTGTGTGCCCAGGCGGCCGGCGGCGCCCCGAAGACGGTGTGCACCTCCAGCTGGCGTACGACGAGATCGGTCGGGTCGAGCCCGGCCGCGCCCGGCGCCGGGAGACCGGTGAGGACCAGGCGTCCGCCGCGCCTGAGCAGGGAGGCGGCGGTGCGCGCGGCCGACGCGGACCCGGCGGTCTCGATCACGACGTCGAAGTCGTCCGGGAGGGTCTGGTCCTTGAGCCGGAAGTCGCTCGCCCCGAACTGCCGGGAGAGCGCCGCCCGGTCGCCCCGGGTACCCACGACGAGCAGTTCCGCCGGCGAGATCGCCTTCAGGAACTGCACGGCGAACATCCCGAGCGTGCCCGTGCCGACCACCGCGACCCGCTCGCCCGGCCGGGCGTTCGCCTTGAGCGCGGCCGCCGCGATACAGGCGGCCGGCTCCAGCAGTGCGGCGGCGGTGAGGTCGGCGTCGTCCGGCAGGACGTGCAGCAGCCGGGCCGGCAGGGTCAGCGTGGCGGCCATG contains:
- a CDS encoding alcohol dehydrogenase catalytic domain-containing protein: MSAAAVVVEAPGRHRLAEHTPREPGPGEALVTVHAVGICGSDREVYQGNRPEGYVRYPLTPGHEWSGTVARVGPGVPASLAGRKVVGEGFRNCQVCDRCHAGETTLCTAGYEETGFTQPGAMAATLTLPARLLHVLPDDADLTAAALLEPAACIAAAALKANARPGERVAVVGTGTLGMFAVQFLKAISPAELLVVGTRGDRAALSRQFGASDFRLKDQTLPDDFDVVIETAGSASAARTAASLLRRGGRLVLTGLPAPGAAGLDPTDLVVRQLEVHTVFGAPPAAWAHTVRVFGAGLLDPLPLVTHELPLTEFPQAIELVGAGDPKVGKVLLRP